One Mycolicibacterium rufum genomic window, GTCGGTGGACCATCAGCACGCACAGTGTCAGGCCGAAGAGCGTCGTGAACAGCCAGCGCGTCCACCCGTCGGTGGGCGCGGTGAGGGCCAGGAACGCTGTCGTCGTGGCCACGCCGGCACCCGGCAAGATGTCAACGCCGAGCGACAACGCCCGCGCAGGCCAGGACGGATTCGGAGGCTGCTGCAGGATGGGCTCAGCCCTGTCGCTGACCTGAGTAAGCGGATCGGCCGTCAAGATGTGACCTGATCCAATCGCGAGATCTTGTACTTCCCGTCATCTGGAGACATCCGCACGCGAAGCCGGTAACCCTGCTCGCGGTCCTCTACCTCGGCATTCGCTACCTTGACCCGGACCGCTACGAGGAGGTCCATGGACCCGTCGCCGTTGTGACGCTCGACCGCCGCGCGGATATCGGCCACCTGGACCGTCACGTTCGCCGCCTGGTATGCGTCCACGAGCACACTCGCGTAGAGCCCGGCTTGTACGCCGAAGTCGCCGGTTGAGCATTCGAGGATCTTCGACTGGCTAGCCGTCATGGCGGCCGTGTCCGGCGCCTGCGTGGCGGCCACGCAATCTTTCGCCGCTGCCAGCGCGGCTTCGTCGTTCGAGCTGAGAACGGCTGCGAAGTCGTTAGCGCGGTTCGCAAGGTAGCCGACCACGCCCAGTCCGGCGGTCACGGCCAGCAGCAGGCCGACAAGTGCCGCGGCGGTGCCGCGACCTAGCCTGGACGGTCTGCGTCCCGCATCCTGGGCGTCGGTCCCGGTGTCGCGATCGATCGATGCTGCCGCTGCACGCGATTCGGCGTCTGAGGAGTTCAGCCGGCTGGTGCCAGCATCTCCTTCCATCCGTCGTCTCCTGGGTTGGTCGAGTTCGTGACGTTGTATTTGATGCCGTCGGGTCCGACGACCTCGCCTTGAGTTGGACTGTATACGGCTTGGGAGCCCGGCAGGCTCGGTGCTGGAGTGTAGACGCACGGGTTGGGTTGCTGTCCACTGCACGACACCGAGCCCTGGCGGGGAGGCGTGATCGGGTCGCTCGTCACCATGTTGGAATTCTGTTCGGGAGGCGGCAGCTGGTCCGCCGGCAACGGGTTCATGCCGTTGTTGATCGTCGGCGCCGGCACGACCCGACCAGGATCAACGCCCTGATCGCACCGCGCTCCGGGCGCTGGGCACGACAAGATCTGATTGGGATCCCCGTACCACGGGTTGGTGCCCTGTGGGACGTAGGGTTCGTTGCTGCGGCATTCCTTGGGCGAGGCGGCCCGCTTCCCGGGAACGTCGACGCATGGGTAGTTGCGGGCGCCGCGCACGACGTTGCCCTGGTAGTCCTTGGGGATCTTGCAGTAGAGCCCCGAGGGCAGGGGGGCGGTCGATGTGTCAGCCGGGGACCGCCATTCCGACGCGGGGAGAAATCCCGTCAGGCAGGGCGGGGGTTGGTTCAATGTCAGCGACAGGTCGAGACGTCCGCCGCTCGGATCGATACCGGAAGCCGTCTGCGCGGCCGCTGCAGCCTGAGGGAGGATGACCAAGGTCTGCTCGAGGCCCTTGTTGTAACGTTTGAGCATATCGGCGACGACTTCGACGTTGGCCAGAGTTTGCGGAAGTGTCTCGCGCACGTCGCCGAAGACCGCCGACACCTGGTCCAACGTGGGCGGCGCCTGCTGCAGACCGCTTCGAAGGGCGGCATCCTGCTGGGCGGACTGCGAGGCCAGCACATTCAAGTTGCGCGCCCACTGTTCGATGTTGTCGCCCGAGCGCACCTGGCTGTCCAGGATGGGAGCCGAATGGGCGATGATGTCGTTCACTTGAGGCAGGTTGTCCTTAAAGCCCTGTGCGATGTTGGTGGTCGAGTCGACCAGACGCTGCAGAGCGGGACCGAGACCTCCGACCGCTTGCGACGTCTCGGTGAGCAGAGAATCGATTTTCTCCTTCGGTAGCACGGCCAGTCCCTGGTTCGCCGCGTCAAGAGCGGGTCCGACTTCGCTCGGCACGGAGCTGACCGTGATGGTCTGGCCTGGGGAGAAGTACTGGCCCGTGTCCTCGGGAGAGACCAGGTCGAGATACTGTTCGCCGATCGCCGACACCGAATGCACATCGGCGGAGGCATTGACCGGGATCTTGACCGAGCTGTCGATGCGCATCGTCGCCTCCGCGCCGGATTCGGTCGGTTCCACGCTCGTTACTTTGCCGATCTGCGTGCCGCGGTAGGTGACGTTCGCCGTCGGGTACAACCCGCCTGATCGCGGCAGCTGCGCTTTCAATTCGTACTGACCCACGCCCACCAGACTGGGAAGGCGAAGGTAGTAGAGGCCGAGAACGGCCAACGCGACCAGAGTCAGGACGGTGAAGATCACGAGCTGGATGCGGACGAAGCGCGTCAACATTCTTCACTCCCCCCTTTCGACGAGTGGACCGCCCGGCACGTCATGCGGGTTGGGTGTGAACCGGACGTCGGGAATCGTCATCGTGTTCGGGTCGCGACCCCAGGCTTGTTCCAGTGCGCGCAGCGCGCCTGAGAATCCGGTTCCCGTCAACAACTCGTTGTCCAGCGTGCTGAGCGTCAGGTCGAAGGTCGCGGACAGGTTGATGTAGTCGCCCCGGATGACCTTCGGCACGTTGTCGATGTTGAACGGCGCGGTCAGCAACAGACTCAACGCACCGATGGCGTACGGCGAGGCTCTGCCGAGTTGCTTGAGCGGGCGTTGCAGATTCTTGAGGTTGGTGTTGAGATCCCCGCTCGCAGGAGCGAGCGCGTCGTCTGCGGCGCCGCTGATCCGTCCGAGTGCTTCGACAGCGTCGGCGAACAGGTCTCGGGTGTCGGCGAAATGTTTGATCAGCGGTGGGAATTCGGTCAGGACTCGGTCGAGAGTGTCGTTGCGTTGGGCGACGATCGACAGCAGCCGGTCGGTGGCGTCGATCGCCCGCGTGATGTCGTCCCGCTGCTGGTTCAGTTCGTCGGTGAAAACGTCGAGCCGGTTCAAGAATTCGCGAATCTGGTCGGCTCGGCCGTTCAGGATGTTGTTCACCTCGGTCTGGATGGTCTCCAAATTCTGGACACCGCCGCCGGTCAAGATCGTGGCGATGCTTGCGAGCACACGCTCGGTCGTCGGGAAGGCCTCGGCGTTCGCCAACGGTATCGTGCTGCCATTTCGAAGAGGTTCCGAAGAGGGGTTGGCGGGCGGATCGAGTTGCACGTGCTGCGAGCCGAGCAAGCTGGTCTGGCCGATTCGCGCGATGGCGTTGGCAGGCAGCTTCACGCTGGAGTCGAGATCCAACGTCAAGGTGGGCACCCAGTTCTTCAGTTCGATGGATCGCACCCGGCCGACGTAGACGTCGGCTACCCGGACCCTGCTGTTCACGTTGAGCGCGAGGGTGTCCGGCATTTGCACGTAGACGGTCATCGCTTTCGAACCGGTGCCCGGCCCCCCTGGAAGGGGGACGTTTGCGATGCCCTTCCACGATCCGCACGCGGTCATCATCAAAGCAAGCACAACGAGTGCGATCGCTCGACGGGCCACAGTCATAGCGCTGCGCCTCCTTCCGGCTCTTGATGCACGTCGTCCGCGGTCCACGACTCACCCCCCCGCTTCGGCGGGAAGGAGCGGCCCTGCGGGCGCCGGTGCTGGGGGCGCACTAGCAGCCGGGCCCGTGAATGCCGTCAACGGAGACCCACCGGCGTCCCCCGGAACGACTCCAGGAGCGGGTCCGGGTGGGGGTGCGGGCTGCGGGTACCACGGCGGCGGCAGAGGGTTGCGCTCGTCGTAGGCGTTCGGCGGGCCGGGGAGGTTTCCTCCCGGCGGTGCGCCGAAGGCCGGTGGCGCACCGGGAATCGGCGCGTCGGGTCCGCCCATGAGCTCCGCCAGCGACTCGGGGGTCAGCATGTTCGCGGTGAACGGCTGAACGTCGATGCCCTGCATGCCGGGTGCAGTCACCCATCCGGGCTCGTGATTACCGTGAGAAAACAGGGTGTCGCGCGCGAAGATGCCCGGAACGGTCGTGTCCTTGTATCCACCCGGCGGACGTAACCGGTCTTCGGAATACGCGATCTGCTTAGGCAGCGTCGCCGCCGTCGAGAACTGATTCAGCCCGAATGGCGGGAAGTTGAACTTGATCGCGTCGAGTATCGGCCCCAGGTACTGCGCGCACAGTTCGGCCGACTCCTGGTACCCAAGCCGGCTACCGGCCTGTATGGCGCTGCACAGAAACTGCATGGGGTTGGCGAAGCTCGCGAAAGCTGCGACTTGATTGAGTGAGCCGTGCGCGGGTTGATAGATGTTCAGGAAGTTCGATCCGAGGTTGGGAAACACATGCAACGCCGTTTCCAAACCGTCGCGCGGCTCCGGCTGCAAGATGGCGTTGGTGGCGTCAGCGAGGTTGTCGATATCCTTGACCAGCACCGAGCCGTTTTTGTCGATGAACTGTCGCGTTGTGGCCAAGAGCGTATCGAGGTCTTTGACCGCCGTGGCCAGTTCTTGGTCGGTGTTGGTGAACGCGTTGGTGAATTTCGCGAGATCCGTGTTCAATGCCACGAACTGTTGGTCGCTCTTGTAGAGCGCGTTGACGAACAACGCCAGGCTTTTGACCACGCTGAAGAGG contains:
- a CDS encoding virulence factor Mce family protein; translation: MLTRFVRIQLVIFTVLTLVALAVLGLYYLRLPSLVGVGQYELKAQLPRSGGLYPTANVTYRGTQIGKVTSVEPTESGAEATMRIDSSVKIPVNASADVHSVSAIGEQYLDLVSPEDTGQYFSPGQTITVSSVPSEVGPALDAANQGLAVLPKEKIDSLLTETSQAVGGLGPALQRLVDSTTNIAQGFKDNLPQVNDIIAHSAPILDSQVRSGDNIEQWARNLNVLASQSAQQDAALRSGLQQAPPTLDQVSAVFGDVRETLPQTLANVEVVADMLKRYNKGLEQTLVILPQAAAAAQTASGIDPSGGRLDLSLTLNQPPPCLTGFLPASEWRSPADTSTAPLPSGLYCKIPKDYQGNVVRGARNYPCVDVPGKRAASPKECRSNEPYVPQGTNPWYGDPNQILSCPAPGARCDQGVDPGRVVPAPTINNGMNPLPADQLPPPEQNSNMVTSDPITPPRQGSVSCSGQQPNPCVYTPAPSLPGSQAVYSPTQGEVVGPDGIKYNVTNSTNPGDDGWKEMLAPAG
- a CDS encoding virulence factor Mce family protein, whose protein sequence is MTVARRAIALVVLALMMTACGSWKGIANVPLPGGPGTGSKAMTVYVQMPDTLALNVNSRVRVADVYVGRVRSIELKNWVPTLTLDLDSSVKLPANAIARIGQTSLLGSQHVQLDPPANPSSEPLRNGSTIPLANAEAFPTTERVLASIATILTGGGVQNLETIQTEVNNILNGRADQIREFLNRLDVFTDELNQQRDDITRAIDATDRLLSIVAQRNDTLDRVLTEFPPLIKHFADTRDLFADAVEALGRISGAADDALAPASGDLNTNLKNLQRPLKQLGRASPYAIGALSLLLTAPFNIDNVPKVIRGDYINLSATFDLTLSTLDNELLTGTGFSGALRALEQAWGRDPNTMTIPDVRFTPNPHDVPGGPLVERGE
- a CDS encoding virulence factor Mce family protein; this translates as MSTIFNVRNLRVPGVSRTALVVGIAVLVIAIVGAFLGWNLYKRLTTNTVVAYFSQTLALYPGDKVQIMGVRVGSIDKIEPAGNQMRVTFHYENKYSVPANATASILNPSLVASRTIQLSPPYTGGPVLGNDAVIPVDRTQVPVEYDELRDSINRILTDLGPTPEQPKGPFGDIIESAADGFAGKGKQLNDTLTGLSEALFALNEGRGDLFSVVKSLALFVNALYKSDQQFVALNTDLAKFTNAFTNTDQELATAVKDLDTLLATTRQFIDKNGSVLVKDIDNLADATNAILQPEPRDGLETALHVFPNLGSNFLNIYQPAHGSLNQVAAFASFANPMQFLCSAIQAGSRLGYQESAELCAQYLGPILDAIKFNFPPFGLNQFSTAATLPKQIAYSEDRLRPPGGYKDTTVPGIFARDTLFSHGNHEPGWVTAPGMQGIDVQPFTANMLTPESLAELMGGPDAPIPGAPPAFGAPPGGNLPGPPNAYDERNPLPPPWYPQPAPPPGPAPGVVPGDAGGSPLTAFTGPAASAPPAPAPAGPLLPAEAGG